ATGCTAGGCACAACTCAATTTTCATGTACATCAAATAGATTTTAAATAAAGAACAGGAAGGCAACAGAAAACCAGTAGAAAGAAGTCTCTAAATGAGAGAAACATGGCAAACAATTTAGGATGTCTAAGGTCAGCTTTCAGGAACGTGCTGCATCATTTATGAGTTATCATGTCCAGACTCCAAACATTTCCAATTATGCAAAGCTAACTTCAAACTATGGTCTGTCGTTATTGGAAAACCATACTCCGTAAAGAAAAATTATATCATACCCACCACCTTTTATCCCATAGTAATTGTTTAGCATTCTTCCCATTGTATTTCATGTTATGATTGGGAGTTTCGGATTGAGTCATGAACAATGGACAAAAGTATCACTCAAGCTCATCAAACGGAGTTTGAAACCTTAGGAATTCTTAGAGAGAGATCTAAATCTCTTTAgggttttgataaaaatgtgaTTTAGGTTTTATTACTCCTTTCATCCTATAAATAAGGATCAATCTTATTACATAAATAGAAAACCTATAATTTAGGCTCCTCACAAACGGAAATAAACAACTAATGTTCTAGAAAGGAAAGAAATCAACTAGAATAAAATCGCAAAGCTAAGGAAAAAATCAGAAAGCATCATTACCTTAAACTATTCAAGGAATATGTCGCAAGGATAAATTTCaaggaataaaaagggaaatttcaGTTTGGGAACATCCTGGGGAAGAATTTTGACCCGTGTTGTTAAGGCGCTCGCCTAGGTGCTAAGACGCAGCGAAGAATGAACATTAAGCCTTTAATATTATCAGGCAAAGCAATTTTACCGGGCGCCCGCCTTAATGCGCTTTCACTATCACTTTGAGCTTCTAAGCTAGGCGACAAAAAGCTAACTTGAGTGAAGCGGTGAGCCAATTTTATTTCGTTTAGTTTTTTGTTTAAACTCAAATACCCCACTTAGTGGAGAGGCAacctttaatttttctttgaaCCCAAAGACCCAGTCAATAGAAAAAACTTTTTAAGGGGAAAACCCAGATACCCATTGAAGCCGACTTTAAATTTTTAagctttttatatttttctattttttaaagaaaaactgAATTATTAATTTCTAAGCTGACTTTTAAGTTTTCTTTTTTATTCTAAAACTcaattctctttattttattatctatAAACCTACTATTCCTCAACCTTATTACCAAGCAAAAGGTAAATATGTTTTTTATTCTCTATCTATTCTATTATTGCTTAATCTTTAATTCtttttttcctctattttatttttctattgcaATTTCTATTTGGGTAATATGCATTTGGAGCAAAGATTGATATTTCTTTTTTGTTTACCGTTATTATAATGGTGAAGACATGACaataatgtaattttatttttaccaaCAGATCAACCATAATGTAATGTAATATATATCTATATGTATATGCATGTGCCTTATTTTACTCAGGCAAGCGCTTTTTTTGCGCTTTGCACCTCAGGCTATATAAAGGACTTTGTGCCTTGAGTGCGCCTAGCGCCCTTAACAACACTAATTTTGACAATTGACAATTTCCAAAAAGAGTAAACTTTTCTTCCAAATAGATGCTGAGTGTGCAAATAAACATCTTGTGCTAATCTACACTAAGTTATTAAGATTTGATCCTAGGCTTGTTATATGCTTGGCATCTCTTTGACTGTAACGGATTTACCTGATTGGGTTATGTGGACTCGGAAGGCCCATATTCTTAGATGGAAGGTTCTTCAAGTGAATAAGTGACCCTCGTCATGTACTTGTTTTTTAACAATTAGTCTTTGTTCAATATTGAAAATATTGCAAGTCAATAACAAGTAAAACAGCATGCACATATAAAATTGAATCCAGATAACATGTAAAAGTATGCTACTTACCTGTTTATGTCCCCTTGAACCAAGATGTGGTGTTGCAAATGTTATAAAATTCATTGGTTCCAATCCAGCAATTCTATCTTCAGAATGCTGCTGAAGATCTTGCATTGAAGAATTTGTGTGCTCTCCAGTTAAAGTGCTCACAAAAGGACCTGATTGACCTAACTTTGTAGAATTCTCATAGAGCCTCCCTATCGCATATCTTGCAACAAGACCACCTAAAGAGTGAGCCACAAAAGAAATCTTCCGTACCTCAGGCCTACGTTTGACAACATCCAATACCTACATCGCGTATCAGTCCAAAAATAAAGATATTTATGATATTCTCTCCCAAAAAGTTCCCACAACTACAATTTTCAGAACAAAATTCAGGGAAGTGTTACATCAATCAACACACCATAAAATAAGATGAAACTTTCATCACCAAATTACCTCTTGAGCTAGCCTTTCACCCATCATATCAACACCATCAAATGTCAATTTTGAGTAGTTGCACTCACTGCCTGTACACAAACATCAAGTCAAATCCTATTACACACACACACATGCAAGGTAGAATATCCCAAATAGATGCAATACATGCAAAGATATGTTAGTATCAAAATTCAGAAGGGCTTCCCTAATAATAATTTTGCTTTAACTGTGACAGAAATACGACTTAGGAAAATAGCTGGTCTGACATATTGAGCGAAGAGAATACTGTCTAATAAAACAACTTTTGAGCAAAGAGAAAACGGTCTAATTTGCTAAGGAACAAGCAAAAATTATTTCGCCAAACTTGTTTGATTTATTGAACTTGTGCAAACTTCAGACAGGCACTATCACTGTATTATTATCACTTTTGCTtaaatttatccattttccttGTATTAATCTCATCTTTTCAATCAAACAGATAATATTTGAAAAGAAGGGAGAAGAGACAAGAAAAATGCACAAAAGAAACTTACGGTGCACTATTACTTTGTCAGGTAGTTTCGCCACAAACTTCTCTGCAGCAAATCTCCAATCAGCAGCACTGCAAACAAGGATAAAATTATTATGACTAGTTTATCACTTCCTTGAGTGAAGAATGCATAAATTGAATAGAAGGGAAACAATTTATTCTAGATCACAAGCTAGGGTTGTGGTTAAACAAAGAATCATTAACCAAGAAAATGCTAGTAAAGTTCAAAGACTTCACAAAATTCTTGTAAGGAACAGCTCCAGTACAGTATCTTAATATCTTTACCAACTAGCTGTTAAGAGTCTTGAGTTCAAATCCAAGTCATACTCATACCCCAAAAGGACCAcaaatatatttaacattttttGTACATTATCGCTTTGAAATACTTAAATAAATGAAGATCATAAAAAGAATAACCAACCCCTTTGTGGAATTTCTAATATCCCCCAACAGTGCAATAAATAATGATCCTTAAATAAACGTCTTTCTACCCCTTCTTATGGATTTGGAGGAGCAGGTTCAATGAAGGACAGATACATATAAGATACATCTGTTCACAACCATATCAACTTTTAcgaaacaataaaatatgagaacGATATGATAACAAAACAAcacatttttctttcttctttttttttattttgactcAGCCAaaagaaattttttatttgaataataGAAGAGTACAGTCCCAGAATTCTCTCCAACTGAGATTCCATAAACATGCAAATATGACTCCAAAACAGATAGAGACACAGCAACTTTCTAAACACCTGTTCAAACTATCATCACCCATATTAGTCCTATCATTccttcaaacacccatacacaaTTCAAATATGGGCTTGTGATTCACCGCCCCTAACACCAAAGAGCCAGGTGCTCCATAAAGCAATCAAAGCAGCATCTCAATAGGAAAATAACATTCTATAAAACAAACATGAGAGATAACAACCAATATGAGAAAATCCCAAACCATGAAACTCTATCCAACCCATGAAAACAACAGAGAGATTTTCTGCTTTAGTCATACAAAGTTTCACTGTGCTAGAAAATCTTTGGAACCATGAACCTCATGAAAAGGATGAAGGACAAGCTATATCAAAACAATGCACCAAATTCTAACATAATGACCAAAATTGTCAATGAAAGGGGAAAACATATATACAACTAAAATTATTCCAAAAAATTCATAAGAAGACCTAAAGTATTGTTAAAACATAAAATACCTAAGATTTTATTGACATATTTGACAAAGAGAATCTACAACCAAATCATATATAAAGAAGCATATTAATACAAATGATTTTCCTAAAAAACGCTTATTGATCATCAAGTACATAAAATAGTTTGAAGCCTAATTATTACATATCAAAGCAAATCCAAAATCGAAGTCCTCAAGTGGAGCTACCCTAATCCGCCTAGTATAAAATACGCCCCCATATAAAATAGTATTTTCTTTTAAGTGTTCCAATGCCAAATGGATGAAGAACTCAAGAAACTGGTATGGACAGAGATAAAGTCTTTCGCTTCTCTTGTTTCTATATTTGTGTCCCACCACTTTCACATAAGCACTAGCATCTAGCACAATCTTCAAACTCCAAACCACCATGAATATCATGGAGGAGCAAAGTACTATTGTAGACACCAACTCCACAACATCAATCAAGGTGCTTCGACACGTTGGGTGCTTTGACCATTCCCTATCTTATTCTCACCGCTCTATGTCTCTAATGACAATAGATTTTACCTTTCACGCCTCTTTTATCTTCATGCATGATGCATCGTGGGTTTGCTGTCCTCCTGTATTTCGCCTAAATGGACAGTAATAAGATAAAcaaattcttttcattttatcTCATGTTCCCAAGGGTCTCTAGAGGTTTATCCCTTTTAGAAGTGATAACTCCCAAGTATAAACGGAACATGTTGTGCACAAAAATAAGGATGCAAAGGGTGTTTAGGAGCAAAAGTAAGAAACCTGTACAAGGGTATACACAGAAAACCTATATACGCTTATAAATATAGTTTCAAGTTAATTACTAAAAATGCCTCCTTGGTAAAATTAAAGCAGTAGAAATAGCAATAGACAGAAGCGATATAGATTCTGAGCACGTTCTTTAGGCTTTAAATTTTATGCAAAGGGATCAGGCGAGATTTGAGGCAGCTGCCCTCTCCAGAATCTTTAAACCTTAAATCATTTAAGAATCAacgttttgatttttttttttaaaaaagcagcttgatttaaaattcaaataaaattctTAGAAATATTTACGTTTAAGTCAAATCAATTGGAATTGCAAGAGGTTCCATCCAATCCaagatttcaaaattatttttgaggttttTATCCGTCAAATGCAGCGCGGCTTTAGTCAGAATACAACAAAAGGGTTTCAGATTTATAAGCTTCAATAAATCAAACATATAAAATTCAAAAGTTCAAATCCAGATACACATTTACATTATATTTGGTAGGAATGAAGGAAAATGCAAGAGagattcaaaaaaaattttaaaaaatcaaaacttaAAACATTCACAAACTAAAACTAACATCCAAACCTCTACCGTGTTACTGCAATCATTTAAATCTTCAAGCATATTTTTTCATCTATTTGGATCCTCAAACATCTATTTACACTCAAATGAGCCTTCAATAGGACTGACATCGATGATGACTTTTAACATCAAAGACTTAATTTAACTAGAGAAGATGCTTGAGATATCAGTTGATGGCAATAACAAATGGACTTgggataattattttattttagtttttctttttatatttaaaccaattttaaaaattaaaaggaataaaattaatttatgtgAGTTAGGTTGAGGGAAAAATATAATGATTAAAAAAAGGGCAAAGAAGTAAAgtgaaataaattataaatatataattaaaaagaacgaaaatgaaaagaaaagaaaattatttatttttatgtaatatacAAAAGAAAATTATTAGGTACACTACGAATGGATTGAAAAGCTCCACAAGTAGAAGTGTAATGTTGTCATGTCTCTTGAgagaatatttaaaaattattagtaTTTGATAAATTAGTAATATAAACACTTATCAATTACTGATTTTATTTATGAAGTCTAAAATCTATTAAATACTTTccttaaaaatattaaagataaaTTAAAACAAACTAAGTATCATGTTCTAAAATTCTATTTGTGAAGTTAAAAACTCCATTAATAATTTACAGAAGACTAACCTATATACAAAAGcaaatcatttcaaatttttatgctAAATATACGAAATGAGAGATAAAAGCGCTTCttcttctttccttctttttttatACTTAGTGGGAGATACAAGTTAAACATGCATATTTATAGGATTATGTATCTTTCGAAAGTTATTTTCTCTTATATCATTTTTCAATTTTACCAGTTAATGAATGAAAAGAATTCATGTTTCCATCATTCTTATTAAACacataacaaaaatatatattatcatCTTTTACGTTTTTCTctttcaatttttcatttttccGAGCAACGCTTTAGTAGAAAAGAGAGAAATTAAATAAAGTCGCAAATAAAATGATTTGTTTTCCTACCACATCTAAAACGACCAGattttaagaaagaaaagaaaaggcgcaGAACTAatccattttcattcatttctctAGTTCTCTTGTTTCACTCTTGCGAAagtaaatttgaaaagaaaacaaGGTTACTTTCGGTTTCGACTTCAGGAAATAGAAATTATTTTCGTTTTCCtttggttaaaatttttaaaataatttttaaaaataaaagtaaaaatatgtaaatattaaaaacaataataaatattttcttattttcactaaaaatatttgtaaaaaatgaaaatgacgaaaatgaaaagttaaaaatcatatttttttattttacttctgttaaaattttaattaaaaatagaaaataaaactgatttttgaaaataaaaatagaacaAAGGGTAGCCTAATTTTCCTTTCGTACCTTTTTCTTGCTTGGGTTCGTTGAAACAGGTTTCTCCGTCCAAAATTTGCTCTTGGACCCAACAAAAAAATGCGGCTGTACGTTTGCGGTGTACAGTGTTTCCTTGAAAATCGAATCTCTCTCATACTTTACTATTATTTATAACCAGACATTTCAgagttttttactttttttaaccacgtctttttttttttttggtaagagGAGGAAGACTGAAGTTTTTGGCTAAAATTTCTTCACCAATTTTTCCAATTGTAACAACAAAATACCAAACTCAATATTTGTGAACTACATTGAATAATTCACTTTTGACCCAACAAATTTCAAAATACGCTTATGATTGAGGTAATTACAAGTTCAAAATTTTGGTTACTTGATAGTGATTTTACACATTGATCCCTAAAAGCTTTAAATGTTGCagtcaaaaatatattttatatttatctttGACAATTAAATTATGCTTAAACTAATTAATGGCCTGAATTAGGATATGATGCCAACAAAAACCTATTTAGAAAAACAAATGTTATGTCAATATATTTACTGGAAAAGCtagctttattattattattattattattattattattattatttaaggcAAAGCTAGCTTCAATATTACTAATCATCACTACCTTCCTTCGAAAAATGAATCATATTACCTCTCAAATTACAAAAATTACTAGTACGAGTTTAACTTTTTTTTAACAAAGTATTAgtttaattgaattattattctacttaaaattttaatatcatatGAAATTCCTATAAAATGAAAGGTACCTTCCAATCAGGCCATTGACCATGATGACAAGATGCTCAGGCgaaaacttggaggccatggcgTCGGGATCGAAAAAGTCTTGGCCGCCACTGTCTTCTTCGACCTTGATCCGGAGTTCAGGCTGCGTCTCCTTACTCTTGAAGCAACCACCGGCCATACTCCGGACCCACGCCATCTGCATCTGCTGCACCCGCTCATACGATAGCCAGTTCAGTTTCGGCTTCCACAGCAGGAACCCTAAGTTACTGAAGCAAATGGAGTGGCGATTCGAGTTGGGGATTCGGATCCTTCCAGGGCCTAGCGTGGCGGTTGGAGGTGGTGGAGATATGGCGGCAATCATGTGGAGGAAAGAAGCATGGACAATAAAGAAAAGGAAGAACGAACTGAAGTTATTTTAGTTTTTAGGATACAAATCTTTTTaatgttatatattattttgcaCAAAGAAATTCAAAAGGAGGAAGATGGAGAAAATTGCGATTTTGTTCTTTCACGATATTTTTTGAAAGGAAAGAGAAGGCTAGGGAAACGGGTTGAGATTATTGGGGGTTGGGGTGATTCAATTCAACagttatataataatagtaataattagTATGTTTCACTAACCTTTTGTGTTGGGTatattaaaatatagaaaaaatttagaaaattaaagATATCAggataaattatttaattggttAGGTTATTAGATatgatttaattgaataaatcattaaaaatattttaaaaaattagtttaatttttaatttggttTAATCGATTCATACTTATTTTCAAGTCAACTAGTTTGATGCCTTTTTAAAACTGGTAGTTCGACTAATTTAAACAATCCGACTCTATGTTTCACTAGAATAGAATAGAACAAAATTTGAATAGGATTAGTTAGGAATTAAATAAAGAGATAATAGTTATTATGTAGTTTAGTTAATTGAATAGAATAAACAAGTAATAGTATTACATTATTTGGTTGAATTACATGTTGATAAAGAATAAGTAACAAGTGTGAGAACAACATTACTAcccttaaataaataatattttatttttatgtcaattttatataaatttgatttaattatattttttgtaATAATTTATATTAGTGGCCAGCTAagcattatttttaaaaagtactTTTAGGATAAAAATACTTTTGAAATAAAAACATTGCTAAATAAGATTGTTTTAAGTTTTTCAAAAGTTCTTTTGGGATAAAAT
Above is a genomic segment from Gossypium arboreum isolate Shixiya-1 chromosome 8, ASM2569848v2, whole genome shotgun sequence containing:
- the LOC108464816 gene encoding uncharacterized protein LOC108464816 isoform X3, giving the protein MIAAISPPPPTATLGPGRIRIPNSNRHSICFSNLGFLLWKPKLNWLSYERVQQMQMAWVRSMAGGCFKSKETQPELRIKVEEDSGGQDFFDPDAMASKFSPEHLVIMVNGLIGSAADWRFAAEKFVAKLPDKVIVHRSECNYSKLTFDGVDMMGERLAQEVLDVVKRRPEVRKISFVAHSLGGLVARYAIGRLYENSTKLGQSGPFVSTLTGEHTNSSMQDLQQHSEDRIAGLEPMNFITFATPHLGSRGHKQLPLLCGLPFLEKRASQTAHFVVGRSGKHLFLTDNDEGKPPLLLRMVDDGDDLKFISALHAFKRRVAYANANYDHMVGWRTSSIRRQNELPKSNLLVLDEKYPHVVYIERETTSKIQNKASSIAGSQTSTSDVEGLLTRAVSQDVATRVARTNC
- the LOC108464816 gene encoding uncharacterized protein LOC108464816 isoform X1, which gives rise to MIAAISPPPPTATLGPGRIRIPNSNRHSICFSNLGFLLWKPKLNWLSYERVQQMQMAWVRSMAGGCFKSKETQPELRIKVEEDSGGQDFFDPDAMASKFSPEHLVIMVNGLIGSAADWRFAAEKFVAKLPDKVIVHRSECNYSKLTFDGVDMMGERLAQEVLDVVKRRPEVRKISFVAHSLGGLVARYAIGRLYENSTKLGQSGPFVSTLTGEHTNSSMQDLQQHSEDRIAGLEPMNFITFATPHLGSRGHKQLPLLCGLPFLEKRASQTAHFVVGRSGKHLFLTDNDEGKPPLLLRMVDDGDDLKFISALHAFKRRVAYANANYDHMVGWRTSSIRRQNELPKSNLLVLDEKYPHVVYIERETTSKIQNKASSIAGSQTSTSDVEEVMIQGLNQVSWERVDVSFQKSKQRYVAHNTIQVKSYWLNSDGTDVVFHMIDNFLL
- the LOC108464816 gene encoding uncharacterized protein LOC108464816 isoform X4, whose protein sequence is MIAAISPPPPTATLGPGRIRIPNSNRHSICFSNLGFLLWKPKLNWLSYERVQQMQMAWVRSMAGGCFKSKETQPELRIKVEEDSGGQDFFDPDAMASKFSPEHLVIMVNGLIGSAADWRFAAEKFVAKLPDKVIVHRSECNYSKLTFDGVDMMGERLAQEVLDVVKRRPEVRKISFVAHSLGGLVARYAIGRLYENSTKLGQSGPFVSTLTGEHTNSSMQDLQQHSEDRIAGLEPMNFITFATPHLGSRGHKQLPLLCGLPFLEKRASQTAHFVVGRSGKHLFLTDNDEGKPPLLLRMVDDGDDLKFISALHAFKRRVAYANANYDHMVGWRTSSIRRQNELPKSNLLVLDEKYPHVVYIERETTSKIQNKASSIAGSQTSTSDVEVNNFDVLQSPS
- the LOC108464816 gene encoding uncharacterized protein LOC108464816 isoform X5 gives rise to the protein MIAAISPPPPTATLGPGRIRIPNSNRHSICFSNLGFLLWKPKLNWLSYERVQQMQMAWVRSMAGGCFKSKETQPELRIKVEEDSGGQDFFDPDAMASKFSPEHLVIMVNGLIGSAADWRFAAEKFVAKLPDKVIVHRSECNYSKLTFDGVDMMGERLAQEVLDVVKRRPEVRKISFVAHSLGGLVARYAIGRLYENSTKLGQSGPFVSTLTGEHTNSSMQDLQQHSEDRIAGLEPMNFITFATPHLGSRGHKQLPLLCGLPFLEKRASQTAHFVVGRSGKHLFLTDNDEGKPPLLLRMVDDGDDLKFISALHAFKRRVAYANANYDHMVGWRTSSIRRQNELPKMRNIHMLYTLRGKLQARSKIKLPLLLGPKQVQVMLKSTTSTSSNPRVSLATL
- the LOC108464816 gene encoding uncharacterized protein LOC108464816 isoform X2, whose product is MIAAISPPPPTATLGPGRIRIPNSNRHSICFSNLGFLLWKPKLNWLSYERVQQMQMAWVRSMAGGCFKSKETQPELRIKVEEDSGGQDFFDPDAMASKFSPEHLVIMVNGLIGSAADWRFAAEKFVAKLPDKVIVHRSECNYSKLTFDGVDMMGERLAQEVLDVVKRRPEVRKISFVAHSLGGLVARYAIGRLYENSTKLGQSGPFVSTLTGEHTNSSMQDLQQHSEDRIAGLEPMNFITFATPHLGSRGHKQLPLLCGLPFLEKRASQTAHFVVGRSGKHLFLTDNDEGKPPLLLRMVDDGDDLKFISALHAFKRRVAYANANYDHMVGWRTSSIRRQNELPKMRNIHMLYTLRGKLQARSKIKLPLLLGPKQVQVMLKCSQQLRRPPIPELAWRHYKKRERKGGLLTRAVSQDVATRVARTNC
- the LOC108464816 gene encoding lipid droplet phospholipase 1-like isoform X6, giving the protein MIAAISPPPPTATLGPGRIRIPNSNRHSICFSNLGFLLWKPKLNWLSYERVQQMQMAWVRSMAGGCFKSKETQPELRIKVEEDSGGQDFFDPDAMASKFSPEHLVIMVNGLIGSAADWRFAAEKFVAKLPDKVIVHRSECNYSKLTFDGVDMMGERLAQEVLDVVKRRPEVRKISFVAHSLGGLVARYAIGRLYENSTKLGQSGPFVSTLTGEHTNSSMQDLQQHSEDRIAGLEPMNFITFATPHLGSRGHKQLPLLCGLPFLEKRASQTAHFVVGRSGKHLFLTDNDEGKPPLLLRMVDDGDDLKFISALHAFKRRVAYANANYDHMVGWRTSSIRRQNELPKMRNIHMLYTLRGKLQARSKIKLPLLLGPKQVQVMLKVCSLELSVKM